One Triticum dicoccoides isolate Atlit2015 ecotype Zavitan chromosome 4B, WEW_v2.0, whole genome shotgun sequence genomic window carries:
- the LOC119294474 gene encoding uncharacterized protein LOC119294474: protein MPRRERPARASAPQAAVNRQGSTSRSAPDEDYPRIRQSVAPAGDLIPSSPRKPIASSSSRRSKPSTPPAATSAPQLSPTRSTARQAPRPTQAPAAAPVPPNRRAGPDGTRPATWAQVVENGGRHEPAIIPKTTLSNEFYNHLASNSRVYEEQLAGTAFGNNKYKTPKPYTIKVSYEEMWELSADVGLIRDICNGRINKVDCCLLPSARKFVRKFLLDNGFVIEETTINGTCLSFNGFPERMQMFEDFRKTDALVQCVPIIRGKTSILTPTFHGSRVMQTLIVGILANHSRRISWGGKFSEENIVIIEWKSKISRGHTRDWAHYEMKIQGKLVEDKDQSLLEAAMARDLCKTAEIFIPFYKKDGDLPVLFMDLKEELEGASVKDNWLKNYLIHHPAIMPSAGRRIFLTNLHRALLVGCSDRLHAFMATKPHGHPCDWKTVVESETKGVITVLHTVYYHNKKHGTEYGSSRRELIRFMRNVLEHGKEQDARAIYGDCELELYLVKMFDSFFPGLVRTLLETGAMNDLEEAWSSYEVFKLIKLTGSRVKENTNGQKWTYYV, encoded by the exons ATGCCACGGCGAGAGCGTCCTGCGCGAGCATCTGCTCCCCAAGCAGCCGTGAATCGTCAGGGATCAACCAGCAGATCCGCTCCGGACGAGGATTACCCGCGGATCCGACAAAGCGTGGCACCAGCAGGCGACCTCATCCCATCATCGCCACGGAAACCAATCGCTTCCTCATCGTCGCGCCGCTCCAAACCTTCTACCCCGCCAGCGGCCACCTCAGCCCCACAACTCTCGCCAACCAG GTCTACGGCTCGGCAAGCCCCGCGGCCAACCCAGGCACCGGCTGCGGCACCTGTACCACCCAACCGCCGAGCTGGCCCCGACGGCACAAGACCAGCCACCTGGGCTCAAGTCGTCGAGAACGGTGGCCGTCATGAACCTGCCATAATACCTAAGACAACTCTTAGTAATGAATTCTACAATCACCTCGC ATCTAATAGTAGGGTTTACGAAGAACAGCTAGCTGGGACGGCCTTCGGGAACAACAAGTACAAGACACCCAAACCATACACTATAAAAGTCTCTTACGAGGAGATGTGGGAACTCAGTGCCGACGTTGGTCTGATCAGAGATATATGCAACGGCCGGATCAACAA GGTTGACTGTTGCTTGCTACCTTCTGCTCGAAAATTCGTAAGGAAGTTCCTACTTGATAACGGTTTTGTAATTGAGGAAACAACAATTAATGGCACATGCTTATCTTTTAACGGATTTCCAGAGAG AATGCAGATGTTTGAAGACTTTAGGAAAACTGATGCCCTTGTGCAATGTGTGCCTATAATTAGGGGCAAAACTTCTATTCTTACTCCAACATTTCATGGGAGCCGTGTTATGCAGACCTTGATCGTCGGTATTTTAGCGAATCATTCCCGTCGTATCAGCTGGGGTGGAAAATTCAGTGAAGAGAACATTGTGATCATTGAGTGGAAATCTAAGATCAGCCGAGGTCACACAAGAGATTGGGCACACTATGAG atgaagatacaaggAAAACTGGTGGAAGATAAAGACCAGAGTTTACTTGAGGCCGCTATGGCCAGAGACCTATGCAAAACTGCTGAGATATTCATACCATTCTACAAGAAGGATGGTGATTTGCCAGTCCTTTTTATGGATCTCAAAGAAGAACTTGAAGGAGCATCTGTGAAGGATAACTGGTTGAAGAATTACTTGATTCATCATCCTGCGATCATGCCGTCAGCTGGCCGTAGAATCTTTTTGACTAATTTGCACCGTGCACTACTTGTGGGTTGTAGTGATCGACTGCATGCTTTTATGGCAACAAAACCGCATGGACATCCTTGTGATTGGAAAACAGTTGTGGAATCGGAAACGAAGGGCGTTATTACTGTTCTCCATACTGTGTACTATCACAATAAGAAGCATGGTACTGAATATGGAAGCTCACGGCGCGAACTTATCCGGTTTATGCGCAATGTTCTTGAACATGGTAAGGAACAAGATGCCCGTGCCATCTATGGTGACTGTGAGTTGGAATTGTACCTAGTCAAGATGTTCGATAGCTTTTTCCCAGGCTTAGTGCGAACCCTTCTTGAGACAGGAGCAATGAACGA TCTTGAAGAAGCCTGGTCATCTTATGAAGTGTTCAAGTTGATCAAATTAACTGGATCCAGGGTCAAAGAGAATACAAACGGACAAAAATG GACGTATTATGTATGA